Proteins encoded together in one Catellatospora citrea window:
- a CDS encoding (2Fe-2S)-binding protein codes for MQLLINGRHHEIEHGDEPLVWVLRDELGLTGTHYGCGIGMCGCCTVLLAGRPARSCQITAAEVGERPVVTLEGLAERDADGAVVALHPVQQAFVENPLQCGWCLPGHVLSAVALLARDPAPDEAAIAEAAQPNLCRCGGYNTIKAAVARAAELARDR; via the coding sequence ATGCAGTTGCTGATCAACGGACGGCACCACGAGATCGAGCACGGTGACGAGCCGCTGGTGTGGGTGCTGCGTGACGAGCTGGGCCTGACCGGCACCCACTACGGCTGCGGGATCGGGATGTGCGGCTGCTGCACCGTGCTGCTGGCCGGCCGCCCGGCGCGCAGTTGCCAGATCACCGCCGCGGAGGTCGGCGAGCGCCCTGTCGTGACGCTGGAAGGCCTCGCCGAGCGCGACGCCGACGGTGCGGTCGTCGCGTTGCATCCGGTGCAGCAGGCGTTCGTGGAGAACCCGCTGCAATGCGGCTGGTGCCTGCCCGGCCACGTGCTCAGCGCCGTCGCGCTGCTGGCCCGCGATCCCGCCCCGGACGAGGCTGCCATCGCCGAAGCCGCGCAGCCGAACCTGTGCCGGTGCGGCGGCTACAACACGATCAAGGCGGCGGTCGCCCGCGCCGCCGAGCTGGCCCGCGACAGATGA
- a CDS encoding MFS transporter, with the protein MIEPSSRPHAPSSVSSTDRPLWTLIGPGVAVMVAACQVAMVFGPAHSALQRDLSASTAWLAMTVVAQLAAAALGAVPGFLLGRRAPTSLVASGLLLMLVGAVVTALSATSAMVLGAGVVTGLGAGAVLGTAAALSGQVGAHQAQARLGLGLAALGGLVAGPVLGWLLSTMLGWRPAYLSMVVLILFALVATAVGGIVAVTRGSR; encoded by the coding sequence ATGATCGAGCCGAGCAGCCGACCGCATGCACCCTCCAGCGTCTCGTCGACGGACCGTCCGCTGTGGACGCTCATCGGGCCGGGAGTCGCGGTGATGGTCGCGGCATGCCAGGTCGCCATGGTTTTCGGACCGGCGCACAGCGCCCTCCAGCGTGACCTCAGCGCCTCGACCGCGTGGCTCGCGATGACCGTCGTCGCACAGCTGGCCGCCGCCGCACTGGGTGCCGTGCCGGGCTTCCTGCTCGGGCGGCGGGCGCCTACGTCGCTGGTCGCGTCGGGACTTCTGCTGATGCTCGTCGGCGCGGTGGTGACCGCACTGTCCGCCACGTCGGCGATGGTGCTGGGCGCGGGGGTGGTGACGGGTCTCGGCGCGGGTGCGGTGCTCGGCACCGCCGCGGCTCTGAGCGGCCAGGTGGGCGCGCATCAAGCGCAGGCGCGCCTGGGGCTCGGGCTCGCCGCGCTCGGCGGGCTGGTGGCGGGGCCGGTGCTCGGCTGGCTGCTGTCGACGATGCTGGGCTGGCGGCCGGCGTACCTGTCGATGGTGGTGCTGATCCTGTTCGCACTGGTCGCGACTGCGGTGGGTGGGATCGTCGCCGTCACGCGCGGTTCCCGGTGA
- a CDS encoding xanthine dehydrogenase family protein molybdopterin-binding subunit produces the protein MSDATADPPAPVGRARHWRVARRRLLIGAGATFGTLLVGVPVALEYGRPSLVRWMLERGTGPTEIPESSLVWFELTRDGITLHVPKIEMGQGIHTALAQVAAEELRVRPEQLGVVQADTARGFPAATLFTFGSTSVASLYTPIREAAAAVRSMLALAAAEQLGTETQQLTAADGVFQVAGTDRKLPYQDVIAAHQGPWQEPAEPPVLRPAGEFTSIGRSVPRVDFRAKVLGEAVYGYDARLPDMGYGAFAVPPRFGARLESAEAGDAAGLPGVRQVVIDVEAGFAGVVADTRTRAWAAARALKVTWSEGTRVDTTALEQQVTAGDGVVLRRDGSIRAALSQGRIVAAEYRTPMAAHAHLEPLAALAKVEPGPAGKVEVWVPTQSPESVLEDLHAALGEDRPVVVHVTQLGGSFGRKGGQHLAVEAARLSAATGRPVHVGWTRDTDLRQAFYRPPTHTVMRGSIGPDGMIRGVEQHSAAGDIIWAVAGLPEPVRSLLGFDPGGLLGLFLPYDLPAYRLVNRREQLPVPTGPWRGLGLMPNTFALESFFDELAEAAGSDPLTYRLAHLRKSGEQGERLRTVLRTAAQMAGWGESLPPGRGRGIACSGDVGTVVAVVAEVDLSGGRLRVTGIDAAVDCGLVVNPAGAKLQAQGSIVMGLSSALRESLQIRDGQVVSDNFDSYPILGMADTPPVRVTFTGGADVPYGMGEPVVGPVPAAVANAVHAAGGPRLRSLPLRL, from the coding sequence ATGAGCGACGCGACCGCCGATCCGCCCGCACCGGTCGGCCGTGCCCGCCACTGGCGGGTCGCACGCCGCCGCCTGCTGATCGGGGCGGGGGCGACTTTCGGGACACTGCTGGTGGGTGTGCCGGTCGCGCTGGAGTACGGCCGCCCGTCGCTGGTGCGGTGGATGCTGGAACGCGGCACCGGCCCGACCGAGATCCCCGAGTCGTCGCTGGTGTGGTTCGAGCTGACCCGCGACGGCATCACCCTGCACGTGCCGAAGATCGAGATGGGGCAGGGCATCCACACCGCGCTGGCCCAGGTGGCGGCCGAGGAACTGCGGGTGCGGCCGGAGCAGCTGGGAGTGGTGCAGGCCGACACGGCACGCGGGTTCCCGGCGGCGACGCTGTTCACGTTCGGCTCCACGTCCGTGGCCTCGCTGTACACCCCGATCCGCGAGGCGGCCGCCGCGGTGCGCTCGATGCTGGCGCTGGCCGCGGCGGAGCAGCTAGGCACGGAAACGCAGCAGTTGACCGCCGCCGACGGCGTGTTCCAGGTCGCCGGAACGGACCGGAAGCTGCCCTACCAGGACGTGATCGCCGCGCATCAGGGGCCGTGGCAGGAGCCCGCCGAGCCGCCGGTGCTGCGCCCGGCCGGGGAGTTCACCAGCATCGGCCGGTCCGTGCCCCGGGTCGACTTCCGGGCGAAGGTGCTGGGTGAGGCGGTCTACGGCTACGACGCCCGGCTGCCGGACATGGGCTATGGCGCGTTCGCCGTGCCGCCGCGCTTCGGGGCGCGGCTGGAGAGCGCCGAAGCGGGCGACGCCGCGGGTTTGCCCGGCGTGCGACAGGTGGTCATCGACGTCGAGGCCGGGTTCGCCGGGGTGGTCGCCGACACCAGGACCCGGGCCTGGGCGGCGGCGCGGGCCCTGAAGGTGACCTGGAGCGAGGGCACCCGCGTCGACACGACGGCGCTCGAACAGCAGGTCACCGCCGGTGACGGCGTGGTGCTGCGCCGGGACGGCTCGATCCGCGCCGCCCTGTCGCAGGGCAGGATCGTCGCAGCCGAATACCGTACGCCGATGGCCGCCCACGCCCACCTGGAGCCGCTCGCGGCACTGGCCAAGGTGGAGCCGGGCCCGGCCGGCAAGGTCGAGGTCTGGGTGCCGACGCAGAGCCCGGAGAGCGTGCTGGAGGACCTGCACGCCGCGCTGGGGGAGGACCGGCCGGTCGTCGTCCACGTCACCCAGCTCGGCGGCTCGTTCGGGCGCAAGGGCGGCCAGCACCTGGCCGTCGAGGCGGCGCGGCTGTCCGCGGCCACCGGTCGTCCGGTGCACGTCGGCTGGACCCGCGACACCGACCTGAGGCAGGCCTTCTACCGGCCGCCGACGCACACCGTCATGCGCGGCTCGATCGGGCCCGACGGCATGATCCGGGGCGTGGAGCAGCACAGCGCCGCAGGGGACATCATCTGGGCCGTCGCGGGGCTGCCCGAGCCGGTGCGCAGCCTGCTCGGCTTCGACCCGGGCGGGCTGCTGGGCCTGTTCCTGCCGTACGACCTGCCCGCGTACCGGCTGGTGAACCGCCGCGAGCAGCTGCCGGTGCCGACCGGGCCGTGGCGCGGGCTGGGGCTGATGCCCAACACGTTCGCGCTGGAGAGTTTCTTCGACGAGCTGGCCGAGGCGGCCGGGTCCGATCCGCTGACCTACCGGCTGGCGCACCTGCGCAAGAGCGGCGAGCAGGGGGAGCGGCTGCGGACCGTGCTGCGGACCGCGGCGCAGATGGCGGGCTGGGGTGAATCGCTGCCGCCCGGCCGGGGCCGGGGCATCGCGTGCTCCGGTGATGTCGGCACGGTGGTGGCCGTGGTCGCCGAGGTCGATCTGTCCGGCGGTCGGCTGCGTGTCACGGGTATCGACGCGGCGGTGGACTGCGGCCTGGTGGTCAACCCGGCCGGGGCGAAGCTGCAGGCGCAGGGGTCGATCGTGATGGGACTGAGTTCGGCGCTGCGGGAGAGCCTGCAGATCCGCGACGGGCAGGTCGTGTCGGACAACTTCGACAGCTATCCGATCCTGGGCATGGCCGACACGCCGCCGGTGCGGGTGACCTTCACCGGCGGGGCAGACGTGCCGTACGGCATGGGTGAGCCGGTGGTCGGCCCGGTGCCCGCCGCGGTGGCCAACGCGGTCCATGCGGCGGGCGGGCCACGGCTGCGCAGCCTGCCACTGCGGCTGTGA
- a CDS encoding winged helix DNA-binding domain-containing protein, with translation MAHSDGESLSRARARAQLLGGGRRGKTAQDVVRQVFAIQAQDTTAADLGIRTRGQELTAQAVRAAYEQDRTIVRNWFMRGTLHTIPADDVGWVTRLLAPRVLAATRHRYRDLGLTDELRHRADALIGQALAAHGPLTRAELAERLAVIGVDLTGQAPFHLIRHAALGGLLCHGPLRAGEPTYVLLDDWLPAAGERGPAGDAAVAELARRYLAAYAPATVDDFASWSGLAVGSARRAWRDLAQAAAIVTDGDATVLARRPEVPGDPAGSPDVRLLPAYDNYLTGYRTRQESVDAAFEARVWPGGGVIRPTVLVDGQVAGTWSRGSGGRVIIVDPFSPLAGQIQAEVDREATAITRFLHPPPMSTMA, from the coding sequence GTGGCCCACTCCGACGGTGAATCCCTGAGCAGGGCACGTGCCCGCGCACAACTGCTGGGCGGCGGACGGCGCGGCAAGACCGCGCAGGACGTCGTGCGGCAGGTCTTCGCGATCCAGGCCCAGGACACCACCGCCGCCGACCTCGGCATCCGGACGCGCGGGCAGGAGCTCACCGCCCAGGCGGTCCGTGCCGCGTACGAGCAGGACCGCACCATCGTGCGCAACTGGTTCATGCGCGGCACCCTGCACACGATCCCGGCCGACGACGTCGGCTGGGTCACCCGGCTGCTCGCCCCACGCGTGCTCGCCGCGACCCGGCACCGCTACCGGGACCTCGGCCTCACCGACGAGCTGCGGCACCGCGCCGACGCGCTGATCGGCCAGGCGCTCGCGGCGCACGGCCCGCTCACGAGGGCCGAACTGGCCGAGCGCCTGGCCGTCATCGGCGTCGACCTCACCGGCCAGGCGCCGTTCCATCTGATCCGGCACGCCGCGCTGGGCGGGCTGCTGTGCCACGGTCCGCTACGCGCTGGTGAGCCGACATACGTGCTGCTGGACGACTGGCTGCCCGCGGCCGGTGAGCGCGGCCCGGCAGGGGACGCGGCAGTGGCGGAACTGGCTCGCCGCTACCTGGCCGCCTACGCCCCGGCGACCGTGGACGACTTCGCGTCCTGGTCCGGCCTCGCCGTCGGCTCGGCTCGACGGGCGTGGCGGGACCTGGCCCAGGCCGCCGCGATCGTCACCGACGGCGACGCGACCGTGCTCGCCCGGCGCCCGGAGGTGCCCGGTGACCCGGCCGGTTCGCCGGACGTGCGCCTGCTGCCCGCATACGACAACTACCTGACCGGCTACCGCACCCGGCAGGAGTCGGTCGACGCCGCGTTCGAAGCCCGGGTCTGGCCCGGCGGCGGCGTGATCCGGCCGACGGTGCTGGTCGACGGGCAGGTGGCCGGCACGTGGTCCCGGGGCTCCGGTGGCCGGGTCATCATTGTGGACCCCTTCTCGCCCCTGGCCGGACAGATCCAGGCCGAGGTGGACCGGGAAGCGACCGCGATCACGAGGTTCCTGCACCCACCACCGATGTCTACCATGGCTTGA
- a CDS encoding CE1759 family FMN reductase encodes MTDPSTLVVVTAGIGDPSSTRMLADRAAQRTRDLVTRRGGAVAVQVVDLRELAAEVTTALTANHVGPKLQLAIDALGRADGVIAATPVYKAAPSGLFSSFFQVLDNDLLIGKPVILAATAGTARHSLVVDEQLRSLFGFLRTVVAPTSLFAAPEDWGDPGLNKRIDRAVLELVLLMESGFARQVRDESWHSYQHEFGSAGGTEISIDLNSDMMRLAAGGTVQD; translated from the coding sequence ATGACCGACCCGTCCACCCTGGTGGTCGTCACCGCCGGGATCGGCGACCCGTCCTCGACCCGGATGCTCGCCGACCGGGCCGCCCAGCGGACCCGCGACCTGGTGACCCGGCGCGGCGGAGCCGTCGCCGTACAGGTCGTCGACCTGCGGGAGCTGGCTGCCGAGGTCACCACCGCGCTGACCGCCAACCACGTGGGCCCGAAGCTGCAGCTCGCGATCGACGCCCTCGGTCGGGCCGACGGCGTCATCGCCGCCACGCCCGTCTACAAGGCCGCGCCCAGCGGGTTGTTCTCGTCGTTCTTCCAGGTCCTGGACAACGACCTGCTCATCGGCAAACCCGTCATCCTCGCCGCTACCGCCGGCACGGCCCGGCACTCCCTGGTCGTCGACGAGCAGCTGCGGTCGCTGTTCGGTTTCCTGCGTACGGTCGTCGCGCCGACGTCGCTGTTCGCCGCGCCCGAGGACTGGGGCGACCCGGGCCTGAACAAGCGCATCGACCGCGCGGTGCTGGAACTGGTGCTGCTGATGGAGAGCGGCTTCGCCCGCCAGGTAAGAGACGAATCCTGGCACAGCTACCAGCACGAGTTCGGCAGCGCGGGCGGCACCGAGATCTCCATCGACCTGAACTCCGACATGATGCGGCTCGCCGCGGGCGGCACCGTCCAGGACTGA
- a CDS encoding pyridoxamine 5'-phosphate oxidase family protein gives MQRRSGYDRAGLGSAGMGVRLPEVARRFLTEQRLLMIGGADAGGALWASPLHGPPGFLHAEGERDVLAETVPAAGDPLEGVFTTPNPIGALVLEPAGRRRMRVNGTGHEQGGRLVITADQVFANCPKHITRREVHGEVDSGSPAPAADRLSAEQLRFVAAADTFFIASSAEGHGVDVSHRGGEPGFVLAHDGMTLSWPEYRGNAMYMTLGNLHVQPRCGLTFVDWTGARPALRLTGRASVDWDPGRAADHPGAERMIDFVVDRVVETPGPALVWRSL, from the coding sequence GTGCAGCGCCGGTCCGGATACGACCGTGCCGGGCTCGGCTCAGCCGGCATGGGCGTACGGCTGCCGGAGGTCGCCCGTCGGTTCCTCACCGAGCAGCGCCTGCTGATGATCGGCGGAGCCGACGCCGGGGGAGCCCTGTGGGCGAGCCCGCTGCACGGACCACCGGGATTCCTGCACGCCGAAGGCGAGCGCGACGTGCTCGCCGAGACCGTCCCCGCCGCCGGCGACCCGCTGGAAGGGGTGTTCACCACCCCGAACCCCATCGGAGCCCTCGTCCTCGAACCGGCCGGCCGCCGCCGCATGCGCGTCAACGGCACCGGTCACGAGCAGGGCGGCAGGCTGGTCATCACGGCCGACCAGGTCTTCGCGAACTGCCCGAAGCACATCACCCGCCGGGAGGTCCACGGCGAGGTCGACAGCGGCTCGCCCGCGCCGGCCGCCGACCGGCTCTCGGCCGAGCAGCTGCGGTTCGTCGCCGCCGCGGACACGTTCTTCATCGCGTCGAGCGCGGAGGGCCACGGCGTGGACGTCTCGCACCGCGGCGGTGAGCCGGGGTTCGTGCTCGCGCACGACGGCATGACCCTGTCGTGGCCGGAATACCGCGGCAACGCCATGTACATGACGCTCGGCAACCTCCACGTGCAGCCGCGCTGCGGCCTGACCTTCGTCGACTGGACCGGAGCCCGGCCCGCGCTCCGGCTGACCGGCCGGGCATCCGTCGACTGGGACCCGGGCCGGGCGGCCGACCATCCCGGCGCGGAACGGATGATCGACTTCGTCGTCGACCGGGTCGTCGAGACACCGGGACCCGCACTGGTGTGGCGTTCGCTGTGA